Proteins from a genomic interval of Geotrypetes seraphini chromosome 7, aGeoSer1.1, whole genome shotgun sequence:
- the NDUFAF1 gene encoding complex I intermediate-associated protein 30, mitochondrial isoform X1: MILTFKFLRKAGYSLGCQWTIFCPLARLSFAQCTPRMHSSSYRRPGVLPDNTPPWKNVDFNFKKSIEEVKKHFGLLKKEIVDHWTGPEGRPLIEHLLEQTRVIWEFRSQQDLEQWVVSSDQEIGGKSETYLKLSKNSQTALLYGTLNTSVPHDGETRYSGYCSLRSKMPQGAFNHRKHHDWSSFNALHLRIRGDGRPWMVNLGTEMYFSHQKDDLYNYFMFTRGGPYWQDVKIPFSKFFLSSRGRIQDDQHPAWLDKINTLGFTLGDKADGPFQLEIDFIGVCIDRAHTEEFAYEKYKRNP, from the exons ATGATATTAACTTTTAAATTTCTGAGGAAAGCTGGCTATTCCCTAGGTTGCCAGTGGACCATTTTCTGTCCTTTGGCAAGACTCAGCTTTGCCCAATGCACACCACGTATGCACAGTAGCAGTTATCGGAGGCCTGGTGTACTCCCAGACAACACTCCACCTTGGAAAAatgttgattttaattttaaGAAGAGCATTGAAGAGGTTAAGAAACACTTTGGGTTATtaaagaaggagatagtggatcacTGGACTGGGCCAGAAGGCAGGCCCTTGATAGAACACTTGCTGGAACAGACCAGGGTAATCTGGGAGTTTCGGAGCCAACAGGATTTGGAACAGTGGGTAGTGTCCTCAGACCAGGAAATTGGAGGAAAAAGTGAGACCTACCTGAAACTAAGTAAAAATAGTCAGACTGCTCTGCTGTATGGGACCCTTAACACTAGTGTTCCTCATGATGGGGAGACAAGATACAGTGGGTATTGTTCATTGAGATCCAAAATGCCACAG GGAGCCTTTAATCATCGTAAGCATCATGATTGGTCCAGCTTTAACGCGCTTCATCTTCGTATACGTGGTGATGGTCGCCCCTGGATGGTGAATCTTGGTACAGAGATGTATTTTTCCCATCAGAAAGATGATTTATACAATTATTTTATGTTTACGCGAGGGGGCCCATACTGGCAGGATGTTAAG ATTCCCTTCTCAAAGTTCTTTTTGTCCAGTCGGGGGAGAATCCAAGATGACCAGCACCCAGCTTGGCTGGATAAG ATTAATACACTTGGATTTACATTAGGCGATAAAGCAGATGGCCCGTTCCAGCTGGAGATCGATTTCATTGGCGTCTGTATCGATAGAGCACACACGGAAGAGTTTGCATATGAGAAATACAAAAGGAATCCATAA
- the NDUFAF1 gene encoding complex I intermediate-associated protein 30, mitochondrial isoform X2, whose translation MILTFKFLRKAGYSLGCQWTIFCPLARLSFAQCTPRMHSSSYRRPGVLPDNTPPWKNVDFNFKKSIEEVKKHFGLLKKEIVDHWTGPEGRPLIEHLLEQTRVIWEFRSQQDLEQWVVSSDQEIGGKSETYLKLSKNSQTALLYGTLNTSVPHDGETRYSGYCSLRSKMPQGAFNHRKHHDWSSFNALHLRIRGDGRPWMVNLGTEMYFSHQKDDLYNYFMFTRGGPYWQDVKASMAGVMIII comes from the exons ATGATATTAACTTTTAAATTTCTGAGGAAAGCTGGCTATTCCCTAGGTTGCCAGTGGACCATTTTCTGTCCTTTGGCAAGACTCAGCTTTGCCCAATGCACACCACGTATGCACAGTAGCAGTTATCGGAGGCCTGGTGTACTCCCAGACAACACTCCACCTTGGAAAAatgttgattttaattttaaGAAGAGCATTGAAGAGGTTAAGAAACACTTTGGGTTATtaaagaaggagatagtggatcacTGGACTGGGCCAGAAGGCAGGCCCTTGATAGAACACTTGCTGGAACAGACCAGGGTAATCTGGGAGTTTCGGAGCCAACAGGATTTGGAACAGTGGGTAGTGTCCTCAGACCAGGAAATTGGAGGAAAAAGTGAGACCTACCTGAAACTAAGTAAAAATAGTCAGACTGCTCTGCTGTATGGGACCCTTAACACTAGTGTTCCTCATGATGGGGAGACAAGATACAGTGGGTATTGTTCATTGAGATCCAAAATGCCACAG GGAGCCTTTAATCATCGTAAGCATCATGATTGGTCCAGCTTTAACGCGCTTCATCTTCGTATACGTGGTGATGGTCGCCCCTGGATGGTGAATCTTGGTACAGAGATGTATTTTTCCCATCAGAAAGATGATTTATACAATTATTTTATGTTTACGCGAGGGGGCCCATACTGGCAGGATGTTAAG gcttccatggctggTGTCATGATTATTATCTGA